In Thermoanaerobaculia bacterium, the sequence CGTGAACCGCAGCCGCGAGTCGCGAGTCAACGGGTCGCGAGCACCAGTGCCTGATCCCGTTCCCTGAATACCGGACTCTCGACTCGCCGACTTCTCTTCTAAACGTTCCCCCTCACCAGATCCGCCGCGTTCGGCATCGCGACTTTCCGTTCCCCCGTTCCCTCCGCTTCGTCGATCGTGTCCCCTTCGCCCGGCGCCAGGAAGAGGTTCATCTGGCGGCCGTGCTGGCGCGTGTAGAGGTCGTGGTATCGGCCGCGGGCGGCATAGAGCTCGTCGTGCGAGCCGCGCTCGATGATCTCTCCTCCCTCGACGACGAGGATCTGGTCGGCGCGCCGGATCGTGCTGAGGCGATGGGCGATCACGAACGTGGTGCGCCCGCGCATCAGGTACGAGAGCCCTTCCTGAATGAGGGCCTCCGATTCGGAATCGAGCGACGACGTGGCCTCGTCGAGGATCAGGATCCGCGGATCGGCGAGGATCGCCCGGGCGATCGAGATCCGCTGGCGCTGGCCGCCGGAGAGCTTCACGCCGCGTTCTCCGACGATCGTGTTCCAGCCGTCCGGGAACTTGTCGGCGAACTCGTCGACGCGCGCGATCGCGCCGGCCCGATGGATCTCCTCGTCG encodes:
- a CDS encoding ATP-binding cassette domain-containing protein, with the protein product DEEIHRAGAIARVDEFADKFPDGWNTIVGERGVKLSGGQRQRISIARAILADPRILILDEATSSLDSESEALIQEGLSYLMRGRTTFVIAHRLSTIRRADQILVVEGGEIIERGSHDELYAARGRYHDLYTRQHGRQMNLFLAPGEGDTIDEAEGTGERKVAMPNAADLVRGNV